The genomic region CTGGATGTCCTTTGGCGAATATCTGGCGCTCCGGCTGTTCGGTTCGGCGACGTGTTCGATCTCCATGGCGTCGGCCACGGGGCTGTTCAATCAGCACACGACGGACTGGGACGGGGCGACGCTCGCCGCGCTGCCGATCCGTCACGAACAGCTCAATCCGCTCGGAGATCTGAGCGCGACGCAATCGGGGATCGTCGCGGAGTTCCGTCGCGGCCTGGGACCGGTCGCGCAGATTCCCTGGCTGCCGGCGGCGGGCGACGGAGCGTGCTCCAATCTCGGCGGCGGCGGAACGGACGACACACGGATCGCGCTCAATATTGGAACGTCGGCGGCGATGAGGATCGTTGTCCCCGCCGAAAATCTGACGATCCCCAGCGCGCTCTTCTGCTATCGTGTGGACCGCAAGCGCGCCCTGCTCGGCGGCGCCTTCACGGGCGGCGGTAATATCTACGCCTGGCTGGGCAAGACGCTGACGCTGAGCGGGGACGCGAAGTCCAACGAGAAAACCCTGGCGGCGATGGCGCCCGATTCGCATGGCCTGACCGTGCTCCCGTTCTGGGCGGGCGAGCGTTCTCCCGGCTGGCACGCGTCCGCGCGCGCCTCGATCGACGGCATGAACCTGCACACGACGCCCCTGGATATCCTGCGGGCCAGTCTGGAATCAGCGGCTTATTGTTACGACACGGTGCGCGACCAGATCCAGCGCTCGTTCCCGCAGGCCCGCGAGATCGCCGCTTCCGGCGGCGCCTTGCAGCACGATCCGGTCTGGACCCAGATCCTCGCCGACGTCTTCGGTGTTCCGATCAACGTCAGCAAAGCCTTCGAAGCCTCCAGTCGGGGCGCGGCGCTGCTGGCGCTGGAGACTCTGGGACTGATCCCGGACGTCGAGTCCGTGTCGGCGGCGAAGGGGAAGACGTTTCCGCCTTCGGAAGCGAACCATCAAGTATATCAAGAAGCACGGCGGCGGTACGACGCGCTGTATGCGCGGGTGCTGGGATAAGCGATTGGCGATCGCGCATCAGAGTGAGTCGATAGACATCACATCCGCCGATGATCCCCCGGTTATGAAACCCGGGTCTGGGAGCGGCAAGAGCCGCTAACCGTCCGTGCCGGACGGAAGATATTTGTGATCGATTACTGGCATTTGCGTCCGGCACGGACGCTTAGCCGAAGGCTCCCAGACCCGGGTTTCATAACCGGGGCGCGCCGGGGTTCATTCCCGTAGGCGCATCAGGTTTTATCACCTGGGATGTGGGAATGCCAGCCTAGAAAAAACGAGCAACGAATCATGTCCACAGGAATAGTCACTCTCATCGGCGCCGGTCCCGGCGATCCGAATTTGATCACGGTCGGCGGCGCGGCGGCGCTCGCGGCGGCGGATGTCGTGGTGTATGATCGGCTGGCGCATCCGGCGCTGCTGCGGCACGCGCCGCGCGCGGAGAAGATCTATGTCGGCAAGAAGGCCGATCAGCACGCCATGAAGCAGGATGAGATCAATGCGCTGCTGGCCGAGCGGGCGCTGGCGGGGCAGAATGTCGCGCGGCTCAAGGGCGGCGATCCGTTTGTCTTTGGGCGCGGCGGCGAGGAAGCCGAGTATGTGCGCGAGCGCGGGATCGAGTTCGTCATTATTCCGGGGGTGACCAGCGCCATCGCCGCGCCGGCGTACGCGGGAATCCCGGTGACGCATCGCGACGCGGCGTCCTCATTCGCCGTCATCACCGGCCATGAGCGCGACGATTCGCGGGAAAGCGGCGGACGCGCGGCGGGGCAGGCCGAGGGCCGGCGCCGCTGGGACAAGATCGCCAATGCCGGCGATACACTGCTCTTTTTGATGGGCGTCGAAAACTTAGAAGAGATCACGACCCAGCTGATGGCGCATGGCCGAAGCGCGGAGACGCCGGTGGCGCTGGTGCGCTGGGGAACGTGGGCCGGGCATCAGAAGACGCTGACGTCGACACTGGGCGGCGTCGTGGAAGCGGTGCGCGCGGCGGGATTCAAGGCGCCGGCGGTGACCGTTGTCGGCGAAGTCGTGAATCTGCGCGAGCGCCTGCGCTGGTTTGACCGAGGGGCGCTCGCCGGCAAGCGGGTGATCGTGACGCGCGCCCGCGAGCAGGCGTCGGGCTTTGTCGAGATGCTGCGCGCCCGCTACGCCGAGCCGATCGAGTTTCCGCTGATTCGCATCACGTCGCCAAGCGACAATTACGCCGCTCTGGATACGGCGATCGGGCATCTGCAATCCTATCAGTGGGTGCTGTTCACGAGCGCGCCCGCCGTGTCTCACTTCTTCGCGCGCCTCTTCGCCGCCGGCAAGGACACGCGGGCTCTGTCGGGCGTAAAGGTCGGCGTGGTCGGCCCCGCGACGGCGGCGGCCTTGAAAGAGTTCGGCGTGGCGGCGGACTTCCGGCCGGAAGCCGCCACCGGCGCGGCGCTCGCCGAAGAATTGCCCGGCGAGATCGCCGGCGCGCGCATTCTGATCCCCAGAGCGCAGGAAGGGGAGGCGGCGCTGCTGCAAATCCTGACCGATCGGTGGGCGAAGCCGGACGAAGCGGCGGCCTACGAGAATGTCGTGGACGGCGAAGGCGCGGAGGAGGTTCGCAAGCGACTGGCCGAAGGATCGGTCGATATCGTGACGTTCACCAGCTCCTCCACGGTCAAGAACTTCGTTGCGGCCCTGGAGGGCGCGCCGCTGCCCGCCGATGTCAAAATCGCCTGCATCGGCCCAAGCACGGCGGCGACGGCGACGGAGCTGCTGGGCCGCGCGCCGGACATTCTGGCGACGGAACATACGCTGGACGGTTTATTGACGGCTTTGGAAAATTTGGCGTAATGTCTGGCGTCCCGCCTTGCTTGCGCTCCATCGAACACGGACACCCAATCATATGACGAATCTTATGGACCCGACCCCCAACGACTGGGAAGATCCCAGCATGCTGTCTCGCGGCCGGGAGCCGGCGCGCGCGTCGAGCCTGGCGTACGCCGATGTCGAATCCGCGCTCGCCGGCGAGCGCGGCGTATCTCCGTTCTTCAAATTACTGAGCGGCCGCTGGCGCTTTCTCTACGCCGAGTCGCCGGCGGGCGTTCCGGACGGATTTGGCGGGGAGGGGTTTGACGCAGACGGGTGGGAGACGATCCCCGTGCCGAGCAGCTGGCAGCTGCAAGGGCATGGAACGCCGAATTACACCAATGTTAAATATCCCTATCCTGTCAACCCGCCCTTTGTCCCGCAGGAGAATCCGGTCGGCCTGTACCAGCGCACGTTTCATCTGCCCGAAGGCTGGGACGACAAACAGATCTTTTTGAACTTCGAAGGCGTCAACTCGGCCTTTTATGTGTGGCTGAACGGCGAGCAGATCGGCTACAGCCAGGGCGCGCACCTGCCGTCGGAGTTTAATATCACTCCGCACATCCGACTGGGGACGAACACCGTTTCGGTGCAGGTCTTCCAATGGTCGGACGGCAGCTACATGGAAGATCAGGACATGTGGCGGAATAGCGGAATCTTTCGCGATGTTTATCTCACGGCGTCGCTGGCGACGACCCTGCGCGACGTCACGCTCAAGACGACGTTCGACGAGAACTTCGAACATGCGACCCTCAGCATCGACGGGAATCTGAGCACGAGCGGCGGCGGAGCGGCGCCGGAGCTGACCCTGGCGGCGGCGCTTTACGATGCGGACGGAAAGATCGTCGCGGAGCGCACGCTGGTCGAAGGGATGACGATTGAAGGCGACGGCGACGCGGATCTTGGGACAAGTCTCACAATCGAGTCTCCCCGGCGCTGGACGGCCGAGACGCCCGATCTCTACACGCTGCTGCTGACGACCTCCGATTCGGAAGGAACGCCGCTGGAAGTGCGGCCCTTCGCGGTCGGCTTCCGGCATGTGGAGATCAAGGACGGCGTCTTCCTGCTCAACGGCGCTCCGATCAAGCTGCGCGGCGTGAACCGGCATGAGAGCCATCCCGATTACGGCCACGCCATCCCGATCGACCATATGATTCAGGATATCCTCCTGATGAAGCGGCACAATATCAACTGTGTGCGCACCTCGCACTATACCTGCGATCCGCGCTGGCTCGACCTGTGCGACCAGTACGGTCTTTATCTGATCGATGAAGCCGATCTGGAGACCCATGGCTTCGGCGAGTTCCGGAACTTAAACCAAATCTCGGATGACCCGGAGTGGGAAGACGCGTATGTGGACCGCGCCGAGCGCATGGTCGAGCGGGATAAGAACCATCCGTCGGTAATCATCTGGTCGCTCGGCAACGAATCTGGCTACGGCTGCAACCATGACGCGATGGCGGCCTGGATCCGCGAGAACGACCCGACGCGGCCGATCCACTACGAGCAGGCGTTTGAAGCGCCCGTGGTGGATATCGTCAGCAACATGTACGCCACCGTCGAGAAGTGCATCGCCGAAGGCGAGCGGACCGACGACGCCCGTCCGTTCTTCCAGTGCGAATACGCCCACGCGATGGGCAACGGCCCCGGCGGTCTCAAAGAGTACTGGGAAGCGTTCGAGAAGTATCCCCGGCTTTTGGGCGGCTGCGTCTGGGAGTGGTGCGACCACGGGATCCGGCAGCGCGCCTCGCACGGCGAGGAGTGGTTCGCATACGGCGGCGACTTCGGCGACTATCCCAACGACGGCAACTTCTGCATTGACGGCCTGGTCGGACCGGACCGCGAGATCAAGCCGGGCTTGATCGAATACAAGAAGATCATCGAGCCCGTGCATACCGACTCCGTGGATCTTGCCTCCGGAACGGTGCGCCTCACCAACCGCTACGATTTCCAAACGCTCGCGCATCTGCGCGCCGTCTGGACTTTGAGCGGCGACGGCAAAACGCTGCGCCAGGGCGAACTGTCTCTGCCGGAGATCGCGCCGCACGAGAGCGGCGAAGTCTCCATCCCTGTCGGTGATTGGGACAAGAAGGCCGGCGTCGAGTACTTCCTGAACCTGAGCTTCACCCTGCGCGAAAAGACCTCGTGGGCGCCGATCGGGCATGAAGTCGCGTGGGCGCAGCTGGCGCTGCCGGCGTCCGGCCCTGCCGCGCCGCCGCCGAGCATCGCCGGCATGCCCGCGCTGGTGATCGACGAGAACGAGCGCGAGATTACGCTCTATGGCGACGACTTTACGCTGGTCTTCGACCGCTGGCGCGGAACGATCGGCCGCTGGGAATACCAGGGACTGCCGCTGCTGACGGAAGGTCCGCGCCTGAACATCTGGCGCGCCCCGACCGATAACGATGTCCATGTGGCGAAGGAGCAGTGGTATGAGTATGGCCTGGACAAGCTCCAGCACAGCGTCCGCCGCGTTTCGCTGGTAAGCCAGTCTCCGCGCAGCGCCACCATCGAGGTGACGGCCACAATGGGCGCGGCGTACCGCGCGACTCGCTTCGACATCGTCTACACGTACACAATCTACGGCGGGGGACAGGTCAAGATTGAGACCCGCGTCACACCGTTCGGCGCCATCGACACGATCCCGCGCGTCGGCCTGCAATTGCGCGCCGCCGGCGGCCTGGAGCGCTTCACCTGGTATGGCCTGGGACCGCACCAGACTTATCCCGATGTCCGCGAAAGCGCCCGCGTCGGCGTCTATTCCGGCGCGGTGGACGAGCAATATGTCCCGTACATCATGCCTCAGGAGAACGGCAACAAGAGCGACGTTCGCTGGGCCTCCCTGACCGACGACTTCGGCCTCGGCCTGCTCGCCACCGGCAACGCCCTGCTGAATGTCAGCGTCCACCACTCGACGCCCGAGGACTTCACTCAGGCGCGCCACACCTACGAACTGACCCGCCGCGATGACGTGATCGTCAACATCGACCACGTCGTCCGCGGCATCGGCAGCAATAGCTGCGGCCCCGGCGTCCTGCCCCAGTACCAACTGAAGGCCGCCGAGACCACGTTCACCGTCCACCTCCAGCCCTTCAGCGCGGAGAGCATCGCCCCGATGCGCCTGTGGCGACGGCTGGCGGGGTCGTAGTTCATGCGGATGTAAAATCCACACGTTTGCCCCATGGGTATAAAACCCACGTCTGGGAGACGCTTCGCGTCTAACGCCCCGTGCCGGGCCGACAAATAAGCTTTCCGACAATAGCCTATTTTGTCCGTCCGGCACGGACGGTTAGCGGCTCTAGCCGCTCCCAGGCCCGGGTTTCATAACCGGGAGCTTTGGCATAGGTTTTATCCCTGCGACTCCTCTCCGTCATAAACGCTCCTCACTCGCCCTCCCGCACCTCCGCCACCGCGCGGTCTTCTCCCGCCGGCACAACCAGCCGCAGCCTCATCTTGCCTTGACTCACGAAATATCCCGAAGCCGACCCGTCAAGCGCGGCCGTGTCTGCGGCGGGCGCGATGGGGTGGGTGAAATCGTTGTGGGCGTAGACGGCGAAGGGGCCATGGGGCGCGGGGAGGGTGAGGGTTACGAAGTCGCCGGGCATGCGGTGGCGCAGGGTGAAGCGCAGGTCGCGGGAAGCGCCTTTGGGGAATCGCAGCGTGTAGCCGTGGTTGGCGACCACTATGGTTTGGAAGCTCGCGGGGATGGCGTCGGGACTGCCCCAGAGCGTTTGTGATGTGGAGTTGGCGCCGGTGACGATCACCGGCGCGATTTTTTGCCGGGGCTGTTCGCGGTTGTCGATGAAGAGGCGCCCGTAAGGGGCGTTCGTGATGTAAGCGTTCCAGGCGGGAATAAAGCGCGCGTGGGCGTCCGCGAGGAATGGGTTGCCCATCGCGACGGAGACGCCGGGGCGGCCGGTGACGGCGCCGTCGGTGTCTACGAAGGTGGCGGTGCGGTATCCGTCGCCGGGAACGGCGGGGCTGGCCGTGGGCATCGGCTGGAAGTAGACCGGGTTCGCATCGTCAAAGCGCAGGGCCTCGGCGCTGTTGCGGGGATCGACGAAGAAGGGCGAGTATTGCAGATAGCCGAGCGCGCCGGCGCCTCGCTGGGTGTTCGACTGGAAGTGCGCGAACATGGTGCGCCGGACGCTCACGCGGCCATCGTAGAACTCAAAGCCGCGGATCGGAAAGGATGGCTCCCAGGGCTTGGGGAGCGAGCGTCCGGTCAGGCCGCTTTGTTCGCCGGGCGCGACAAAGCCGACGTTTTCCGTCTCGCCGACGATCAAAGAATCTTCCACCATCGAAAGCGAAGACGCCAGCGTGACGCCGATGGCGTTGTCCGCGAGCCGGGCGTGGGACAGATGGAGGCGCAGGCCGCGCATCCAAACGCCGCGCCGCCGGTTTTTGTATCCGACAAAGCCGTCGAAGACGGCGTCCGCCGCGTGCGCGCCGGGGCCGAAGATCGCTTTGCCCGCGTGCGGATCGTAATCGGGCGCTTCGGTGACGCCGGGCGGGTTCGGCGGTCCGTCCACGAAAAGGCCGTCATGCTCGTTGGAGTGCGATACGTTGCCCGAGAACACGCCCAGCGGCGCGCGGCGCGGCCAGACATCGCGGTCATTGCGTGCGTTTTGGGACGCGCCGGTCGGGTGCTTGGGGAGCGCGTACCAGAAGCCGAACTGCTCGGAGCCGGCGGCGGCGTTGCCGCGCAGGATATTGTTAGGATTGGTGACCCAGAACGTGGCGGGCGTCAGGTCCGTCGGCAGCACTTCTTCGCCTTTGCGCGCCTTGCGCGTCATCATTCCCAGGTTATGCGTGACGATGTTGCCGGTTTCGTTTCCGTCTTCAAAAAAGTAACAGTGGCCGATGGTGTCAAAACAGACGTTGCTGTCGAGGCGCACGCGCCGCGTTCCATGGATCGCAATACAGCGATTGTAGCAATGATGTACGGATGTATCGCGGACATAAGACCCAAACGCGTCGCCGAGCAAATGGAAGTGAACGGGATAGCTGCGCAGGCGTCCCTTCTGTCCCATCCGGGTGACTTCCGCCCCTTCGATGTGCGCGACGGCGTGATCCATCATCATGATCTGGCCGCCGTACCCGTTTTGCTTAGACGGCTCGTCGCCTTCGATGACGATATTTCGCGTCAGCAGGCCGACCTCGGCGCGTTCGGAAACGCCGTCCTCATCGCGTCCCCAGTGCGTATAGCGAAGCGGCGTGTCCAGCTGGATCTCATCGGCCTGCCGGGCCAGAACGCGTTTCATCTCGCACTGCGCGGGGTCGAAGTCGGTGGAGGCGACGGCGATCCAGTCTCCCGGCCGCCAGTCGGCGGTGTCCGCGAGCCGCAGCCGGTCCGACCCGGCAGGCGCGTTTTCCGCAAGTCGCGTCCAGCTTACCCGGCGCCGCTCGCCGTGCAGCTCCAGCACGCCGCCCATCACGCTCAGCATCTTCGTCTCATTGGGCTGGTTCCTGGAAGGCTCGGCGCCGGTGAGAATAATCGCGGCATGCTTTTGAAACGGCGCGGCCTCCGTCCCGATTTGCAGCTTTCCCGCGACTGTAATGGATTCGGCGGTCAGAGTCAGGTCTTTGTCCGCGAATACCAGCGCGCCGTCGATCTGAAGATGGCGCAGCGGCGGCGGGCTGACATCGAGCACGACGGTTGTTCCTTTGGGGATCCTCACATCGCCGCCGGCTCGCGCCGCGTACAGTGACGACCAGGGTTTCGGGGCTTTGCTATGAGCCGCCCATCCCAGGCAGGCGGCGGTGAGAGTGAAGAGAAGGACGGCACAGAAAAATTTACGCGTTCGCAATGATCGTCTCCCTGGTTCGCCAAGCGGGGGAACCAGGGACATCATAACATAAAACTACATTTGTAGTCAATAGGCGCGCCTCAATGAGATTCGCCTCTGAACTCGCGAGCCCAGGGGCAAAATCGAATCGGACGGCGTTTACGCCGCCAGCGCCCGCAGCATCGCCGGCGTGTCGATATACGCCTCAAAGCGTGTTACGAGGCCGTCCCGCACCGTCCAGATGTGGACAATTCTGAGGGTGAACTCATGTCCGGTCGCCCGGACTTTCCCCTGGATATGGCCGAGCACCGCGACCTGCTCGCCCGCCTCCACATACTCCTCCGGAACGACCTGCGTCTCAATCCGCGCATTGAGCTTCCCGAAGAACTCGCGGACGCCTTCGTGGCCGTGGTGCGATCCGCCCCACGGCACAAGGTCCGTTTGTACGAACTCGACCTCGGGATGCAGCGTGGCGAAGATGGCGGCGAAGTCCCGGCGGGCGTGGGCGTCGTAGCCTTGCCGGATGACCTCTGTATTATCGATGGACATCGGATTTTCTCCCTTGGGTTGACAAAGAACAGAACGTTATTCTATAATTCAATTATAGAACTGGATTCTAAATTTGTCAAGACGTGACGGTCAGGAAGTGTTTCGCGATGGCGTATCGATCGACGGCGAAGACGGAAGCGAAGAAGGCGGCGATGCGCGCGCATCTGCTGGCGGCGGGGCGCGCGTTGTTCGCGTCTCAGGGCTATGAGGCGACGACGCTCCAGCAGGTGGTGGCGGCGGCGGGGACATCCATCGGTAACTGCTACTTTTACTTCGCCGACAAAGAAGCGCTGCTGCTGGCGGTGGCCGAGGCGGTGCGCTCGGAGCTGGCGGCGGCGGTGGATATCGCCGTGGCGGGCCTTGAAGGCCCGCCACGAATGGCGGTCGCGCTCTACACGGCGATGCGCGTGATCCTCTCCGACACCGGCGCGGCGGCGATCACGCTCGCCCAGCCATCGGCGCGCGCCGCGACGGTGGCGTACTTCACCGACCGCGCGGAGCGGATGTTTTCAGCCATCCCCGTTCCCGCCGGCCCGCCGCTTCTGGCGGCGCACGCGTGGCAGGGAGCGATCTTTTTTATCGCCGAGGGCGTGATCGCCGGCCGGTTCCCCGAAGACCACGACACGGTCGCGCGCTTTCTGGTGCGCTGGAATCTGCGCGCGATTGGGCTGTCCGAGGAGGAAATCGATCGCACCCTGCTTGCGGTGAATGCGCGGATGGAAAAATGATGTCGTCGAAATTCGCCACAAGGAGAACACAATGAAGATCCAATGGACGCACCTGGCGCTGCATGTGCGCAGCCTGGAGGCCAGCATGGAGTTTTACGGGCGCTACACGGGAATGCGCCCAATCAAGCGCCACTCGGACGCCGCGAGCACGGGCATGGAGGTCGTGTGGCTGAGCGACCGTCCCGCAGGACGGGAGTCGGAGTTCGTGATGGTGCTGCAGCAAGGCGAGCCGCATATCCTGCCCGGCGCGCAGCCGCAAACGCCGATCGGGCCGCTGAGCCACCTGGGATTTAGCGCCCCGTCGCGCGACGCGGTGGACTGCGCCGCGGTCGCCGCTCGGGAGCAGGGAATCCTGCGCTACGGACCGGCGTTTTTAAACGAGAACGCCGGATACATGTGCGTCATCTCCGACCCCGACGGTCACAACGTGGAGTTATCATACGGCCAGTCGCTCGGGTGAGGCGCGCCCGATGGGAGCTTTTACTAAGGCGCGACGGACCACCGGGCGCGGAGCCGATAGTCGCGGGGCGTATGGCCGTACTTTTTTCGGAAGCGGCGATAGAAGTAGGAGAGGTTGTCGAAGCCGCAGTCGCCGGCGATGTCGATGATCTCGTCGGGGGTGGTCGCGAGCAGAGTGGCGGCGCGGGCGAGGCGCAGGTCGTTGACAAACTCCGTCGGCGTCTGTCCCCGGTGCTGTTTGATGGTGCGGGAAAGGTGCGCGGGGCTGACGCCGCTCAGAGCCGTCAGGCGCGGCAGACCGTCGATCAGGTTCTGCGTTTCCCGCATGGCGCGGCAGGAGCGCCGCAGCCAGTCGGGGCCGGAGTCGGCGGTCGTGTCGGCGTCGGCGTGCTGGAGCAGGGGAAGGGCGCTGGTCCAGAAGCGGCAAAGCTCCAGGCGGCTGGGGTTGTCCTGAAAGGCGCTGAGCGCGCGTCGGAACGCCGCCAGAGCGGTGTCGCGCCGGACGCCGGCGTCCACGCGCGCCGAGGGCGGCTGAGCGCCGGAGGTCCACGCTTGCGCTTCGGACATTAACCCGGCGACCGGCAGAAAATCGGCCCATGCCCCGGCGCGAAAGGCGACGTTGATAAAGAGCAGGCTGGCGCCGGGCGATGCGGCGATCCGGTGGATGTCGCTGGGCCGGATCAGCAGCAGGTCGCCCTCGCCCAGAGTCCGCGCCGCGCCGTTCACAACATGAAGTCCATCCCCAGAAACGACATACATCATCTCCCAAAAATCGTGCGTGTGATCTACGCCCCCGCCGCTGGTGAAGTGGACGAGGGCCGCATGGAAATCGCGGCCCGGAGCCGTCTCGTCCCATCGCAAGTGCAGCGCCGGCTTTCGCAAAGAATTTTCGTGCATGGCATTATAGTACAAGAAACGTCACCGAAAGACAAGACTCTGCACCAAGAACCCGATATAATCGATGCAATTCTGGTGTTAAGCGAGTTTGGGAGGGTTCCATGAAAAAGGCAGCCGTGGTGACGGCTTTGTTGATCGCGGGGTTCGGGACGGCGGCGGCGACCCGCCCGGTATGTGCGGAGAGCGTCAAGCCGAAAACGCCGCAAAAGTGGACGGAGGCGCGAAAGCGCGAGACGGCCCAGCGTGTGCGTCAGGAGTGCCTGCGCGCCTGGAACGGCTACAAGAAGTACGCCTGGGGCCATGATGAGGTCAAGCCCGTCACCAATCAGCCGCAGGATTGGTACGGCGTGTCGCTTCTGATGACGCCCGTCGACGCCCTGGACACCCTCCATCTCATGGGCTTGAACACGGAAGCCGACGAGTGCCGCGCGCTGATCGACCAGAAGCTGTCGTTCGATCAAGACGTCAGCGTCAAGGCCTTCGAAATCTCCATTCGCCTGCTCGGCGGCCTGAACAGCGCCTACCAGCTTACCGGCGACAAACGCCTGCTGGCGCTGGCCGACGATTTGGGAACCCGCCTGCTCCCGATTTTCGACTCGCCGACCGGTTTGCCCTATGTGAACGTCAACCTCAAAACGGGCAAAGTGAGCGGCGTGGACAGCTGTCCCGCCGAGGCCGGCTCCTATCTCTTCGAGTTTGGGACACTGAGCAAGCTCACGGGCAAGAAGATCTATTATGAGAAGGCGAAGCGCGCCGTGGTCGCCGTTTACGATCGCCAGTCGTCCCTCGGCCTGGTCGGCGCGACGATGAATATCGAAACGGGCCAATGGACGAGCGACACCTGCCAGGT from Capsulimonas corticalis harbors:
- a CDS encoding helix-turn-helix transcriptional regulator: MHENSLRKPALHLRWDETAPGRDFHAALVHFTSGGGVDHTHDFWEMMYVVSGDGLHVVNGAARTLGEGDLLLIRPSDIHRIAASPGASLLFINVAFRAGAWADFLPVAGLMSEAQAWTSGAQPPSARVDAGVRRDTALAAFRRALSAFQDNPSRLELCRFWTSALPLLQHADADTTADSGPDWLRRSCRAMRETQNLIDGLPRLTALSGVSPAHLSRTIKQHRGQTPTEFVNDLRLARAATLLATTPDEIIDIAGDCGFDNLSYFYRRFRKKYGHTPRDYRLRARWSVAP
- a CDS encoding glycoside hydrolase family 47 protein, whose protein sequence is MKKAAVVTALLIAGFGTAAATRPVCAESVKPKTPQKWTEARKRETAQRVRQECLRAWNGYKKYAWGHDEVKPVTNQPQDWYGVSLLMTPVDALDTLHLMGLNTEADECRALIDQKLSFDQDVSVKAFEISIRLLGGLNSAYQLTGDKRLLALADDLGTRLLPIFDSPTGLPYVNVNLKTGKVSGVDSCPAEAGSYLFEFGTLSKLTGKKIYYEKAKRAVVAVYDRQSSLGLVGATMNIETGQWTSDTCQVGALLDAYYEYLQKCAILFGDKDCERMWKSSIAALNKYVADGAHGGLWYGQTNMNTGARQSTNYGALDAYFPAVLVLNGDMPRAKALEASCYQMWTLAGIEPEQLDYSTMKITSPGYVLRPEIIESAYYLSQTTHDPQYLDMGDTFLNSIVQYCRTDTAFTALDNVETKKQGDDMESFFFAETLKYLYLLYAPSKTLDFHQIVFNSEAHPIRRDKRWRE